The Clostridiaceae bacterium HFYG-1003 genome includes a window with the following:
- a CDS encoding bifunctional folylpolyglutamate synthase/dihydrofolate synthase codes for MDIKEAMAFITGTQKFGQNLGLSRMECMLSKLGNPHLDLRVIHIAGTNGKGSVAAITSEVLMKHGYTVGLYISPYIEEFNERIQINRKNIDDADLAFYTEKVAGAVAECVAEGLEHPTEFEIITTVMFLYFQAKQPDFCVIEVGLGGDLDSTNVVSPLLSIITSISFDHMNVLGNTIGEIAQAKAGIIKRGVPVVAYPQLPEAERVIMERARLMESPIEFVDPNHVSFLGFAEETGVQRVRYEAGTWDFEANLRLLGVHQQVNSLLAVSALYRLSQVAGLNLLPDLVAEAVETVHWMGRFEIMNHDPLVIIDGAHNVDGIRQLKNSLNFYYPDRPYILILGILADKDTHQMADLIARDANAVICVTPNSTRASLAQDLYQYIHTFNDHVTWEEEYDTALSSALRQCPDDGYVIASGSLYMVGDMRRTMRQRFGLPYEH; via the coding sequence ATGGATATTAAAGAAGCAATGGCCTTCATCACCGGGACCCAGAAATTTGGCCAGAACCTGGGACTGTCCCGCATGGAATGTATGCTCAGCAAGTTGGGAAATCCGCATCTGGATCTGCGAGTGATCCATATCGCCGGAACCAACGGAAAGGGGTCGGTGGCTGCCATCACCTCGGAAGTGCTGATGAAGCACGGGTATACCGTTGGATTGTATATCTCGCCCTATATCGAAGAATTTAATGAACGAATCCAGATTAACCGGAAGAATATTGACGATGCCGATCTGGCCTTCTATACGGAAAAAGTCGCGGGAGCCGTGGCCGAGTGCGTTGCGGAAGGCTTGGAGCATCCGACGGAATTTGAGATCATCACCACGGTCATGTTTCTGTATTTTCAGGCAAAGCAGCCGGATTTCTGCGTGATCGAAGTCGGTTTGGGCGGCGATCTGGATTCCACCAACGTGGTTTCACCGCTGCTGTCGATAATAACTTCCATCAGCTTTGACCACATGAATGTGCTGGGAAACACCATTGGCGAAATCGCTCAGGCCAAGGCCGGCATCATCAAACGCGGGGTGCCGGTGGTGGCCTATCCGCAGCTGCCTGAAGCGGAGCGGGTGATTATGGAACGGGCCCGGCTCATGGAGAGCCCGATTGAATTTGTCGATCCAAATCACGTCTCATTCCTTGGCTTTGCCGAGGAAACAGGGGTTCAGCGAGTGCGTTATGAAGCCGGAACCTGGGACTTTGAAGCGAACCTGCGCCTCCTGGGCGTGCATCAGCAGGTCAATTCCCTGCTGGCGGTGTCGGCTCTGTATCGGCTTTCTCAGGTCGCGGGCCTGAATTTGTTGCCGGATCTGGTCGCCGAAGCAGTGGAGACGGTCCATTGGATGGGGCGCTTTGAGATCATGAACCATGATCCGCTGGTGATCATTGACGGAGCTCATAATGTCGATGGCATCCGGCAGCTCAAGAATTCGCTGAATTTTTACTATCCGGACCGCCCTTATATTCTGATCCTTGGAATTCTGGCCGATAAGGATACCCATCAGATGGCGGATCTGATTGCCCGCGACGCGAACGCTGTGATCTGCGTGACCCCCAATTCTACCCGGGCTTCTCTGGCACAGGATCTCTATCAATACATTCATACATTCAATGACCACGTAACCTGGGAAGAGGAATACGACACGGCGCTGTCCAGCGCGCTGCGGCAATGTCCGGATGACGGTTATGTCATCGCGTCCGGTTCCCTCTATATGGTGGGTGACATGCGGCGCACCATGCGGCAGAGATTCGGTCTGCCCTATGAGCACTAA
- a CDS encoding GNAT family N-acetyltransferase, which translates to MELMTERLLLRPVCEGDIEEITRICQDPQIYQNTLLIPRPYTRDHALAWLGTIETSRREGRAGHDFAICLKESGKFIGVIGLSPFNRHDETEAGYWLDRTYWGQGYMTESLKRVIEFALTQGVHRVIARHFSWNKASGRVMEKAGMKQEGVLRQAVKKDGAYLDLVCYGILKNEVRVSPGRDRQGDYSAR; encoded by the coding sequence ATGGAGCTGATGACGGAACGTCTGCTGCTCCGCCCCGTATGCGAGGGCGACATCGAGGAAATCACCAGAATTTGCCAGGACCCGCAGATCTATCAGAACACCTTGCTGATCCCCCGGCCCTATACCAGAGATCATGCCCTGGCGTGGCTGGGAACGATTGAAACCAGCCGCCGCGAAGGGCGGGCCGGACATGATTTCGCGATCTGTCTGAAGGAATCGGGGAAGTTTATCGGAGTGATCGGCCTGTCGCCGTTCAACCGGCATGATGAAACAGAAGCCGGCTACTGGCTGGATCGAACTTACTGGGGGCAGGGCTATATGACGGAAAGCCTGAAGCGGGTGATCGAGTTTGCTCTGACCCAGGGTGTTCACCGCGTCATTGCCAGGCATTTCTCTTGGAACAAGGCTTCCGGCCGGGTGATGGAGAAGGCGGGGATGAAGCAGGAGGGCGTGCTCCGGCAGGCTGTGAAAAAGGACGGGGCATATCTGGATCTCGTCTGCTATGGCATCCTGAAGAATGAAGTCAGAGTCTCCCCGGGACGCGATCGTCAGGGTGATTACAGCGCCCGGTAG
- a CDS encoding GrpB family protein yields the protein MSKKLSEMTLEELWQLFPIYLTKHQSCWSDWYEEELNLLRSVLPLGSISRISHIGSTAVDSIWAKPIIDILVEARDHQEEIRHCLAAAGYACMSESETRVSFNKGYSENGFAQRVFHLHLRREGDHDELYFRDYLLTYPEIAAEYEQLKLALWKQYEHDRDGYTNAKHEFIARHTQDARQAFQGRYERAALPDGFKLPT from the coding sequence ATGAGTAAGAAATTGAGTGAAATGACATTGGAAGAACTCTGGCAGTTATTTCCGATTTACCTGACGAAACACCAATCCTGCTGGTCGGACTGGTATGAAGAGGAACTGAATCTCTTGAGGTCTGTCCTGCCATTGGGTTCTATTTCTCGGATCAGTCACATTGGCAGTACAGCAGTTGATTCAATCTGGGCAAAGCCGATTATTGATATTCTGGTTGAAGCCCGGGATCATCAGGAAGAGATCAGGCATTGCCTGGCAGCGGCAGGCTATGCCTGCATGTCAGAGAGTGAAACCCGAGTGTCATTCAATAAGGGATACTCGGAGAACGGATTTGCCCAGCGCGTATTTCACTTGCATCTGCGTCGGGAGGGAGACCATGATGAGCTGTATTTCCGCGACTATCTACTGACGTACCCGGAAATTGCCGCGGAGTATGAACAACTGAAACTGGCACTCTGGAAACAGTATGAGCATGATCGGGACGGCTACACCAATGCTAAGCACGAATTCATCGCAAGGCATACCCAGGATGCCAGACAGGCATTTCAAGGCAGGTATGAAAGAGCCGCCCTCCCGGATGGCTTCAAACTTCCCACATAA
- the serS gene encoding serine--tRNA ligase — translation MIDIKLLRNQPDLVRENLKKKFQEAKLPLVDEVLELDINYRAALTEAETLKSQRNALSKEIGKLMGQGKRDEAEAIKVKVQQEADRLAELDVEAKRLAEEIRVRMMVIPNIIDDSVPIGRDDSENVEVERFGEALVPDFEIPYHMDIVEALDGASMDTARRTSGNGFWFLKGDMARLHSAIMSYARDFMIDKGFTYCIPPYMIRANVVEGVMSFTERDNMMYKVDGEDLYLIGTSEHSMIGQYIDSIIRPEELPLTLTSSSPCFRKEVGAHGIEERGLYRVHQFEKQEMIVICEPAESMDWFHKMADITVEFFRTLDIPVRKLECCSGDLADLKVKSVDVEAWSPRQQKFFEVGSCSNLGDAQSRRLSIRAKGSDGTYFPHTLNNTVVAPPRMLIAFLENNYQEDGTVLIPAVLQPYMGNKTRIVKP, via the coding sequence ATGATAGATATCAAATTGCTCAGAAATCAGCCGGATCTGGTCCGGGAGAATTTAAAAAAGAAATTCCAGGAGGCCAAGCTGCCGCTGGTGGATGAGGTACTGGAACTCGACATCAATTACCGGGCCGCACTGACGGAAGCAGAAACCCTGAAGAGTCAGCGCAATGCGCTGTCCAAAGAAATCGGCAAGCTGATGGGGCAGGGCAAACGCGACGAGGCGGAAGCGATTAAGGTGAAAGTACAGCAGGAAGCCGATCGTCTGGCGGAGCTGGATGTCGAAGCGAAACGCCTGGCGGAAGAAATCCGGGTTCGTATGATGGTGATTCCGAATATCATTGATGATTCAGTGCCCATCGGCCGCGATGATTCCGAGAATGTCGAAGTGGAACGATTTGGCGAAGCCCTCGTCCCGGACTTTGAAATTCCTTATCACATGGATATCGTCGAAGCCCTCGACGGAGCCAGCATGGATACGGCCCGCAGAACCTCAGGCAATGGCTTCTGGTTCCTGAAAGGCGACATGGCGCGGCTTCATTCCGCCATCATGAGCTATGCTCGGGATTTCATGATTGACAAGGGATTTACCTACTGCATTCCGCCTTACATGATTCGCGCCAACGTAGTAGAAGGCGTCATGAGCTTCACCGAACGCGACAACATGATGTACAAAGTCGATGGGGAAGATCTCTACCTGATCGGTACGTCCGAACATTCCATGATCGGCCAGTATATCGACAGCATCATCCGGCCGGAGGAACTGCCCCTGACCCTGACATCCTCTTCCCCCTGCTTCCGCAAGGAAGTCGGCGCCCACGGCATTGAGGAACGCGGATTATACCGGGTACATCAATTTGAAAAACAGGAAATGATCGTGATCTGCGAACCCGCCGAATCCATGGACTGGTTCCATAAAATGGCAGACATTACGGTGGAGTTCTTCAGGACGCTGGATATTCCGGTTCGCAAGCTCGAATGCTGTTCCGGCGACCTGGCTGATCTGAAGGTCAAATCCGTAGACGTGGAAGCCTGGTCTCCCCGTCAGCAGAAATTCTTCGAGGTCGGTTCCTGCTCGAATCTGGGGGACGCTCAATCGCGCCGGCTTTCCATTCGAGCCAAGGGATCGGACGGAACATACTTCCCCCATACCCTGAACAATACCGTGGTGGCCCCGCCCCGCATGCTCATAGCTTTCCTCGAAAACAACTACCAGGAAGACGGCACAGTCCTGATTCCCGCAGTTCTTCAGCCTTACATGGGCAATAAGACAAGAATCGTAAAGCCGTAA
- a CDS encoding valine--tRNA ligase: MEDKRMKTDLATTYDPRQFEERLTKTWLEAGYFTPTVDPEKKPYTIVMPPPNITGKLHMGHALDNALQDILIRFRRMQGYSTLWLPGQDHASIATEVKVENELLAKGIVKSEIGREKFLEYTWDWAKEYREKIKGQLDRLGCSVDYSREAFTMDENLSRAVRHTFVKLYNEGLIYRGQRITNWCPKCLTAISDAEMQYEERNGHFWHIKYPFTDGSGYLEIATTRPETMLGDTAVAVHPEDERFRHLVGKTIRLPLTDREIPVIADSYVDMDFGTGCVKITPAHDPNDYQVGLRHGLQEIVMMDEEGRINEKGYAYQGLDRYAAREAILNDLQARGLLLKTRDIVHNVSTHDRCGTTIEPMISNQWYVKMEPLAQPAIDAVRTKEIQFIPERMEKTYYNWMENIQDWCISRQLWWGHQIPVWYCETCGEVIAAEETPDYCPSCRSERLRQDEDVLDTWFSSALWPFSTLGWPEQTPDLDYFYPTSTLVTGYDIIFFWVARMIFSGLHNMGKKPFDTVLFHGIVRDEQGRKMSKSLGNGIDPLDVIDQYGADALRYMLVTGNAPGNDIRYNDDKVESARNFANKIWNASRFAMMNLDADLMKRYEDCEEYSLADQWILHRNNEVIREVSENLERFEIGIALQKVYDFLWTEFCDWYIELSKTAFTGADEKAKGVTMNVLVKVLSDGLKLLHPVMPFITEEIYTHLTGEETITLAAWPIYEDRFSFGEEARHMDHIIAAIKSIRTIRQEMNVHPGRKAKTYILPAADAREAFGQSGAYLERLGFASEVILVESKEGLADTVTLVTPGGEIFLPLLDLIDKEKELERLGKEIKKYQGEVSRIEGKLSNEKFVAKAPEKVITEERVKLEQYRDLLAKTQKSYDETLVL; this comes from the coding sequence ATGGAAGACAAACGCATGAAAACGGATCTGGCAACAACCTATGATCCCAGGCAATTTGAAGAACGACTGACCAAAACCTGGCTGGAGGCGGGCTATTTTACCCCGACCGTTGACCCGGAGAAGAAACCATATACCATTGTCATGCCGCCGCCTAATATTACCGGCAAGCTTCATATGGGCCATGCCCTGGACAATGCACTGCAGGATATACTGATCCGGTTCCGCCGGATGCAGGGATACTCCACGCTGTGGCTGCCAGGCCAGGATCATGCGTCCATCGCTACCGAAGTGAAAGTCGAGAATGAACTTCTGGCCAAAGGGATTGTGAAATCAGAAATCGGCCGGGAGAAGTTCCTGGAGTACACCTGGGACTGGGCGAAAGAATACCGCGAAAAGATTAAGGGTCAGCTGGACCGGCTGGGCTGCTCGGTGGATTATTCCAGAGAAGCCTTTACCATGGATGAAAATCTGTCCCGGGCCGTGCGGCACACCTTTGTCAAGCTGTACAACGAGGGACTGATCTACCGCGGCCAGCGGATAACCAACTGGTGCCCCAAGTGCCTGACCGCGATTTCCGATGCAGAAATGCAGTATGAGGAAAGAAACGGCCATTTCTGGCACATCAAGTACCCATTCACCGATGGCTCCGGCTATCTGGAAATTGCCACCACGCGTCCTGAGACGATGCTGGGGGATACGGCCGTGGCGGTTCATCCGGAAGATGAACGGTTCCGTCACCTGGTCGGAAAGACGATCCGGCTGCCGCTGACGGACCGGGAGATTCCGGTCATCGCGGATTCCTATGTGGACATGGACTTTGGTACGGGCTGCGTCAAGATCACGCCGGCCCACGATCCCAATGACTACCAGGTCGGGCTGCGCCATGGTCTTCAGGAGATCGTCATGATGGATGAGGAAGGCCGGATCAACGAAAAGGGCTACGCTTATCAGGGACTGGACCGCTATGCGGCCAGAGAAGCCATTTTGAACGATTTGCAGGCGCGGGGACTGCTGCTCAAAACCCGGGACATCGTGCACAATGTATCAACCCACGACCGTTGCGGCACGACCATTGAACCCATGATTTCCAACCAGTGGTACGTCAAAATGGAACCGCTGGCCCAGCCGGCCATCGACGCGGTTCGCACCAAGGAGATTCAGTTCATTCCCGAACGAATGGAGAAGACCTATTACAACTGGATGGAAAACATTCAGGACTGGTGCATCTCGCGTCAGCTGTGGTGGGGACATCAGATTCCCGTCTGGTACTGCGAGACCTGCGGTGAGGTCATTGCCGCGGAGGAAACTCCGGACTACTGTCCTTCCTGCCGGAGCGAGCGCCTGCGTCAGGATGAGGATGTCCTGGATACCTGGTTCTCATCCGCTCTGTGGCCGTTCTCAACCTTAGGCTGGCCGGAACAGACTCCGGATCTGGATTACTTCTATCCCACCAGCACCCTGGTGACTGGCTATGACATCATCTTCTTCTGGGTGGCCCGCATGATCTTCTCCGGACTGCACAACATGGGCAAAAAGCCCTTTGATACCGTTCTGTTCCATGGCATCGTCCGTGACGAGCAGGGCCGCAAGATGAGCAAGTCGTTGGGCAACGGCATTGATCCGCTGGATGTCATTGACCAGTACGGCGCGGATGCGCTGCGCTACATGCTCGTTACCGGCAATGCTCCGGGCAATGACATTCGCTACAACGACGACAAGGTGGAATCAGCCCGTAACTTTGCCAATAAGATCTGGAACGCATCACGGTTCGCCATGATGAACCTGGATGCCGACCTGATGAAGCGGTATGAGGACTGTGAGGAATATTCTCTGGCGGATCAGTGGATTCTGCATCGCAACAATGAAGTGATCCGCGAAGTCAGCGAAAACCTGGAACGCTTTGAAATCGGAATCGCACTCCAGAAAGTTTATGACTTCCTGTGGACTGAATTCTGTGACTGGTACATCGAACTGAGCAAGACTGCGTTCACCGGAGCCGATGAAAAGGCCAAAGGCGTCACCATGAACGTTCTGGTCAAGGTGCTGTCGGATGGATTAAAGCTGCTCCATCCGGTCATGCCCTTTATCACCGAGGAAATCTATACCCATCTGACCGGAGAGGAAACCATCACGCTGGCAGCCTGGCCCATTTATGAAGATCGCTTCTCCTTCGGGGAGGAAGCCCGTCATATGGACCATATCATTGCTGCCATCAAGTCAATCCGGACGATTCGGCAGGAAATGAACGTTCATCCCGGCCGCAAAGCCAAGACCTACATTCTACCGGCAGCAGACGCCAGAGAAGCCTTTGGGCAGAGCGGTGCCTACCTGGAACGGCTGGGTTTTGCCAGTGAAGTGATTTTAGTGGAGTCCAAGGAAGGACTGGCCGATACGGTCACTCTGGTCACCCCGGGCGGAGAAATCTTCCTGCCCCTGCTTGATCTGATCGACAAGGAAAAGGAACTGGAGCGTCTGGGCAAGGAAATTAAAAAATATCAGGGAGAAGTCAGCCGGATTGAAGGCAAGCTCTCCAATGAGAAATTTGTGGCCAAAGCGCCGGAGAAAGTAATTACCGAGGAACGGGTCAAATTGGAGCAGTATCGCGATCTGCTGGCGAAAACCCAGAAGAGTTACGACGAAACGCTGGTGCTGTAA
- a CDS encoding 2-hydroxyacyl-CoA dehydratase, translating to MSLKYSIGLDVGSTTVKIIVLNDEHDMIYSTYRRHFSDVRSTVRGIVEEVYELLGDVPVTINAAGSGGFGVAALLNIPFSQEVIACTRAVETYIPQTDVAIELGGEDAKITFFGKAMDQRMNGTCAGGTGAFIDQMASLLKTDAQGLNDLAKNHTTIYPIAARCGVFAKTDVQPLINEGARPEDIAASVFQAVVNQTISGLACGRPIRGNIAFLGGPLFFLSELRQRFIETLNLSDEAVISPEHSNLFVAIGAALISEESDAVNFYTVVERLRRKREITLNEVERLRPLFETEAELTEFRARHDRERVNRVAIDEVEGPLFLGIDAGSTTSKVALVDRDRNLVYSFYGSNEGKPLDKVVEEVKKVYEALHDKVWIANSCVTGYGESLIREALGVDIGEIETIAHYKASDHFLHGVDFILDIGGQDMKCLRIKNGVIDSILLNEACSSGCGSFIETFARGLNTTPQGFAGEALTSRAPVDLGTRCTVFMNSRVKQAQKEGASVGDISAGLSYSVIKNALYKVIKIRNPKEMGEKIIVQGGTFHNDAVLRAFELVSGVQAVRPDIAGLMGAYGAALIARERFEEGHQSTLRSRSDIEQFSYETDLRRCGLCANNCQLTINKFTGGKQFISGNRCERPLGNLEKSTIPNAFAYKFERTFKYYKPLKKEEARRGVIGIPRVLNLYENYPFWHTVLTDLGFSVLLSPQSSKQLYEMGIETIPSESVCYPGKLVHGHIEWLIRKKPDLIFYPCIPFEEKEFKGADNFYNCPIVTSYPEVIKNNVDNLKESSIPFLNPFLNIGDRDKLARRLYQIFKNRCDISLSEWEAACRKGFAERDAYKADIRRFGEETLEYLRKHQIKGIVLGGRPYHVDPEVHHGIPEVITSFGMAVLSEDSICHLDQTEERQLRVVDQWTYHSRLYHAASVVSAREDLELVQLNSFGCGLDAVTTDQVQEILSGVGKIYTCLKIDEGNNLGAARIRIRSLKAAMEERQRNQYVPVPEAIDCTPITFTKEMKRQHTIISPQLSPIHLQFVEAALQYSGFRVVLLPEVDKGAVEAGLKYVNNDACYPSILVTGQLINALQSGEYDLDNTTVVITQTGGGCRATNYVAFIRKALRDAGFANVPCVPLSVQGFESHPGMAFDLPTLSRAAQGLIYGDLLMRVLYKVRPYEKVAGSANALYDHWVNRCIRSLKKGSFLEYERNCKAIVKDFDEFPIHENLVKPKVGLVGEILVKFHPTANNSVVDIIESEGAEAVMPDLMDFFLYSALDSDYKHKYLGGSMTSALGGHAGIAGIEFFRKAMKKALKTSNRFYPPASIYDLAKKTEPILQLGNMTGEGWFLTGEMLELLHEGVHNIICMQPFACLPNHVTGKGMIKKLREIHPEANIAAIDYDPGASEVNQLNRIKLMLSVAFKNLAGKEIIELNPSLTQKVGSRLVEVLAKEGYNSLIEDN from the coding sequence ATGTCATTAAAATACAGTATTGGCCTGGATGTCGGTTCCACCACAGTTAAAATCATTGTTCTCAATGATGAACACGACATGATTTATTCCACCTACCGCCGCCATTTCTCCGATGTGAGAAGTACAGTCCGGGGCATCGTGGAAGAGGTTTATGAATTATTGGGTGATGTTCCGGTGACCATCAATGCAGCCGGCTCCGGCGGATTTGGCGTCGCTGCACTGTTGAACATCCCGTTTTCTCAGGAAGTGATCGCCTGTACCCGGGCGGTGGAGACCTATATTCCGCAGACGGATGTTGCCATTGAGCTGGGCGGTGAAGATGCCAAGATCACATTCTTTGGCAAAGCCATGGATCAGCGCATGAACGGCACTTGTGCCGGGGGCACGGGAGCGTTCATCGATCAAATGGCCAGTCTCCTGAAGACGGATGCTCAGGGTCTCAATGACCTGGCAAAAAATCATACGACCATTTATCCCATCGCAGCCCGCTGCGGTGTATTTGCCAAGACCGACGTGCAGCCCCTGATCAATGAGGGCGCTCGGCCGGAGGACATTGCAGCCTCCGTGTTCCAGGCGGTAGTGAATCAGACCATTTCCGGTCTGGCCTGCGGCCGTCCGATTCGGGGCAACATCGCCTTCTTAGGCGGTCCGCTGTTCTTCTTGTCGGAACTGAGACAGCGTTTCATTGAGACGCTGAACCTTTCCGATGAGGCTGTCATCAGTCCGGAACACTCCAATCTGTTCGTCGCCATCGGTGCGGCGCTGATCTCGGAAGAATCCGATGCGGTGAACTTCTACACCGTGGTCGAGCGACTGCGCAGGAAGCGGGAAATCACACTGAATGAAGTCGAGCGCCTGCGGCCACTGTTTGAAACGGAGGCGGAGCTGACAGAGTTCCGGGCGCGCCACGATCGCGAACGGGTGAACCGGGTAGCCATCGATGAGGTGGAAGGACCGCTCTTCCTTGGGATTGATGCCGGTTCCACCACCTCCAAGGTTGCCCTGGTGGACCGGGATCGGAATCTGGTCTATTCCTTCTACGGTTCCAATGAAGGCAAACCGCTGGATAAAGTCGTCGAAGAGGTCAAGAAAGTATATGAAGCACTCCATGACAAGGTCTGGATTGCCAACTCCTGCGTAACCGGTTATGGCGAATCGCTGATCCGCGAGGCCCTTGGCGTCGACATCGGCGAGATTGAGACCATTGCCCATTACAAGGCTTCCGATCACTTCCTCCATGGCGTGGACTTTATCCTGGATATTGGCGGGCAGGACATGAAATGCCTGCGCATTAAAAACGGCGTCATTGATTCCATTTTGCTCAATGAAGCCTGTTCCTCCGGCTGCGGCTCGTTCATCGAGACCTTTGCCCGGGGACTCAATACCACGCCGCAGGGCTTCGCAGGGGAAGCTTTGACCAGCCGCGCCCCGGTGGATCTGGGAACGCGCTGCACGGTGTTCATGAACTCCCGGGTCAAACAGGCCCAGAAAGAGGGAGCCAGCGTGGGCGACATCTCCGCAGGACTGTCCTACTCGGTTATTAAGAATGCCCTGTATAAAGTTATTAAGATTCGCAACCCCAAAGAAATGGGGGAGAAGATCATCGTTCAGGGCGGTACATTCCATAATGATGCCGTACTGCGGGCCTTTGAACTGGTTTCGGGTGTGCAGGCCGTGCGCCCGGACATTGCCGGCCTCATGGGCGCCTATGGAGCTGCTTTGATTGCCCGGGAACGGTTTGAGGAAGGCCACCAATCGACCCTGCGGAGCCGGTCCGATATCGAACAGTTCAGCTATGAAACGGATCTTCGCCGCTGCGGCCTGTGTGCCAACAACTGTCAGCTTACGATCAATAAATTTACCGGCGGGAAGCAGTTCATTTCGGGCAACCGGTGTGAGCGTCCGTTGGGAAACCTGGAGAAATCCACCATTCCCAACGCCTTTGCCTATAAATTTGAACGAACCTTCAAATACTATAAGCCATTGAAGAAAGAGGAGGCCCGACGCGGCGTCATCGGCATTCCACGGGTGCTGAACCTGTACGAGAATTATCCCTTCTGGCATACGGTTCTGACGGATCTGGGCTTTTCGGTGCTGCTCTCGCCCCAGTCGTCCAAACAGCTCTATGAGATGGGCATTGAGACCATTCCTTCGGAATCGGTCTGCTATCCCGGGAAACTGGTGCATGGTCACATTGAGTGGCTGATTCGAAAAAAGCCGGATCTCATCTTCTATCCCTGCATTCCCTTTGAGGAAAAGGAATTCAAGGGAGCTGACAATTTCTACAACTGCCCCATTGTGACCTCCTATCCGGAAGTCATTAAGAACAACGTGGACAATCTCAAGGAAAGCTCCATTCCCTTCCTGAACCCGTTCCTGAACATTGGTGACCGCGACAAACTGGCTCGCCGGCTGTATCAGATCTTCAAGAACCGGTGCGATATCTCCCTGTCAGAATGGGAAGCGGCCTGCCGCAAAGGCTTTGCCGAACGCGATGCGTATAAGGCCGACATTCGCCGGTTTGGCGAAGAAACCCTGGAATATCTCCGCAAACACCAGATCAAAGGCATTGTTCTGGGCGGACGGCCTTACCATGTTGATCCGGAAGTGCACCACGGCATCCCGGAGGTGATTACCTCCTTTGGCATGGCGGTGCTGAGCGAAGATTCCATCTGCCATCTGGACCAGACCGAGGAGCGGCAGCTTCGGGTCGTGGATCAGTGGACCTACCATTCCCGGCTCTACCACGCCGCCTCTGTGGTCAGCGCCCGGGAGGACCTGGAACTGGTTCAGCTCAACTCCTTCGGCTGCGGGCTGGATGCAGTGACGACCGACCAGGTTCAGGAGATCCTCTCCGGCGTCGGCAAGATCTACACCTGCCTGAAAATCGATGAAGGCAACAATCTGGGCGCGGCCCGCATTCGGATCCGGTCGCTCAAGGCAGCCATGGAAGAGCGTCAGCGCAATCAGTACGTACCGGTACCCGAAGCGATTGACTGTACCCCCATCACGTTCACCAAAGAAATGAAAAGGCAGCATACCATTATTTCACCTCAGCTTTCACCCATACACCTCCAGTTTGTCGAGGCTGCTCTCCAGTATTCCGGATTCCGGGTCGTTCTGCTGCCTGAAGTCGACAAAGGTGCGGTCGAAGCGGGTCTGAAGTATGTCAATAATGACGCCTGTTATCCCAGCATCCTGGTCACGGGCCAGCTGATCAATGCGCTGCAGTCCGGTGAATATGACCTGGACAACACGACAGTGGTCATCACCCAGACCGGCGGCGGCTGCCGTGCCACCAACTATGTGGCCTTCATCCGCAAAGCGCTGCGCGATGCCGGGTTTGCCAATGTACCCTGCGTTCCACTCTCGGTTCAGGGATTTGAAAGCCATCCGGGCATGGCGTTTGATCTGCCCACGCTGTCCCGAGCCGCTCAGGGACTGATCTACGGCGATCTGCTGATGCGGGTGCTGTATAAGGTCCGGCCTTATGAGAAGGTCGCCGGTTCAGCCAACGCCCTCTATGACCACTGGGTCAACCGCTGCATCCGGAGCCTGAAAAAGGGCAGTTTCCTGGAATACGAACGCAACTGCAAGGCCATCGTAAAAGACTTCGATGAATTCCCGATCCATGAAAATCTGGTGAAGCCAAAGGTTGGACTGGTAGGGGAAATCCTTGTCAAGTTCCACCCGACGGCGAATAATTCAGTGGTAGACATTATCGAAAGCGAAGGGGCGGAAGCCGTAATGCCGGATCTGATGGATTTCTTCCTCTATTCCGCACTGGATTCCGACTACAAGCATAAGTACCTGGGAGGCTCCATGACTTCGGCCCTGGGCGGACATGCCGGCATTGCCGGTATTGAGTTCTTCCGCAAGGCGATGAAGAAGGCCCTGAAAACGTCCAATCGGTTTTACCCGCCGGCCTCAATCTATGATCTGGCGAAAAAGACCGAACCAATCCTGCAGCTGGGCAACATGACCGGAGAAGGCTGGTTCCTGACCGGTGAAATGCTGGAACTGCTGCATGAAGGCGTCCACAATATTATCTGCATGCAGCCCTTTGCCTGCCTCCCGAATCATGTTACAGGAAAGGGCATGATCAAGAAGCTGCGGGAAATTCACCCCGAAGCCAATATCGCGGCCATCGACTATGATCCAGGCGCGTCGGAGGTCAACCAGCTCAATCGGATTAAGCTGATGCTGTCGGTAGCGTTTAAGAACCTGGCGGGGAAGGAAATCATTGAACTCAATCCGAGCCTGACCCAAAAAGTCGGCAGCCGCCTGGTTGAAGTTTTAGCCAAAGAAGGCTATAATAGCCTCATTGAAGATAACTAA